From one uncultured Methanoregula sp. genomic stretch:
- a CDS encoding class I SAM-dependent methyltransferase — protein sequence MIPSRRVFAEYTDDYDRWFDEHGDVYRAQVHMLRNAIPNHGLGLEVGVGSGRFAKPLNIRCGIDPSRELIRIARQRGIEAVIGEGEHLPYRAGTFDYVLMMTVICFLDDAVAVFHEVSRVLRPGGMLVVAFIESGGELTLQYLSEPTKGRFLRYAKFRTVEEAVGFFSDTGFTKVSVVKRTRGFCIIKGQSDMGW from the coding sequence ATGATACCATCGCGCCGTGTTTTTGCGGAGTATACGGATGATTATGACCGGTGGTTCGACGAACATGGCGATGTCTATCGGGCACAGGTCCATATGCTCCGTAATGCGATTCCCAATCACGGTCTCGGCCTTGAAGTCGGTGTCGGATCGGGGCGGTTCGCGAAGCCATTGAATATTCGCTGTGGTATCGATCCTTCGCGCGAGCTCATTCGGATCGCACGGCAACGGGGCATTGAAGCGGTAATCGGAGAGGGGGAACACCTGCCATATCGTGCAGGGACATTCGATTATGTGCTGATGATGACGGTCATCTGTTTTCTCGATGATGCTGTTGCGGTTTTCCATGAAGTGAGCCGGGTGCTCAGGCCCGGCGGGATGCTCGTTGTCGCGTTCATTGAATCCGGTGGGGAACTCACTCTGCAATACCTGAGCGAGCCAACCAAAGGGCGGTTCCTGCGATATGCAAAATTCCGGACTGTTGAAGAAGCGGTCGGGTTTTTCAGCGATACTGGATTTACCAAAGTTTCGGTAGTTAAACGAACTCGGGGGTTTTGCATAATAAAAGGGCAGAGTGATATGGGATGGTAG
- a CDS encoding YkgJ family cysteine cluster protein: MNPAPDVSIPYRIVALMQERNRLFAYPLEQIASDIWSARFRCSCCGACCTRSVNNHIFLLDHDVAELKTIDPGAYVPAPDPEFCDQNGMFYVSGYALRMKDDAAGSCWFLENGKCSIYDSRFSGCRIYPHMLRRSAGVSGNVTWRQFARKGSHGQFDPSLSYDECLAIAREIKEYENAYLTHQISFLETIHEYFILCNLRHDPAVYQKHMRGYGQGRPIEIKVFHAGELEEYRVAKSE, from the coding sequence ATGAACCCGGCCCCCGATGTCTCCATTCCCTATCGCATCGTCGCACTGATGCAGGAACGGAACCGGTTGTTTGCCTATCCTCTTGAGCAGATTGCCAGTGATATCTGGTCTGCCAGGTTCCGGTGCTCATGTTGCGGGGCGTGCTGCACCCGGTCGGTCAACAACCACATCTTTCTTCTCGATCATGATGTCGCTGAACTCAAAACAATCGATCCCGGTGCATATGTCCCGGCGCCCGATCCGGAGTTCTGCGATCAGAATGGAATGTTCTATGTTTCCGGGTATGCTCTCCGGATGAAAGATGATGCAGCTGGATCCTGCTGGTTCCTTGAGAACGGGAAGTGCAGCATCTATGACAGCCGGTTCTCCGGCTGCCGGATCTACCCGCACATGCTCCGACGCAGTGCTGGAGTGTCGGGCAACGTTACCTGGCGGCAGTTCGCACGCAAGGGCAGTCACGGGCAGTTTGATCCTTCACTTTCCTATGACGAGTGCCTCGCGATCGCCCGTGAGATCAAGGAGTACGAGAATGCTTACCTCACCCATCAGATCTCGTTCCTTGAAACCATCCATGAATATTTTATATTGTGTAACCTCAGGCATGATCCAGCGGTTTACCAAAAACACATGCGGGGGTATGGGCAGGGCAGGCCGATCGAGATAAAAGTGTTCCATGCCGGGGAGCTGGAAGAGTACCGGGTTGCCAAATCAGAGTGA
- the ablA gene encoding lysine 2,3-aminomutase — protein sequence MASSSGTSDRERQTLPSLDPAQRFEHLSGQVKNTVKDLVSILKGHYQGAETHGDPALIQKTQESENAPEYWKDWRWQVRHAVRDLDTFQQLLGIKFSQEEHEDLQKTIRKFPLSITPYYLSLIDVNDYKNDPIFKQAFPSPKELIVENYELADPLAEDKDSPCDCITHRYPDRVLFLVSNTCAMYCRHCTRKRKVGDRDSIPGRTKILEGIDYIRKHPQIRDVLMSGGDPFMLSDDYLDWILTELRSIPHVEVIRIGSRVPVVLPFRVTDELVAVVKRHHPVWVNTQFNHPKEMTDSARAAVAKLADAGIPLGNQSVLLAGINDCPRIMKELVHQLVKNRIRPYYLYQCDLSEGISHFRTPVSKGIEIMENLIGHTSGFAVPRYVVDAPGGGGKIPVFPNYLLTWSVHKVVLRNYEGMICTYQEPAHYERIFCNGDCGACRLQLNINRADESKVVGVAKLLADYDETTTLIPENTDRMERRHDEAG from the coding sequence ATGGCATCATCATCCGGCACATCAGACAGGGAACGGCAGACCCTGCCTTCCCTTGATCCAGCCCAAAGATTTGAGCACCTGAGCGGGCAGGTAAAAAATACCGTAAAAGATCTTGTCTCAATCCTGAAGGGACATTACCAGGGGGCAGAGACCCATGGCGATCCGGCACTGATCCAGAAAACACAGGAGTCAGAAAATGCCCCGGAATACTGGAAAGACTGGAGGTGGCAGGTACGGCACGCAGTCCGGGATCTCGACACATTCCAGCAGTTGCTGGGAATAAAATTCAGCCAGGAGGAACACGAAGACCTCCAGAAAACCATCAGAAAATTTCCGCTCAGCATCACTCCGTATTACCTCTCGCTCATCGATGTGAACGATTATAAGAACGATCCGATCTTCAAGCAGGCTTTCCCGTCTCCTAAGGAACTGATTGTGGAAAATTACGAGCTAGCAGACCCGCTGGCAGAGGATAAGGACAGCCCGTGCGACTGTATCACCCACCGGTATCCCGACCGGGTCCTTTTCCTTGTCAGCAACACCTGCGCGATGTACTGCCGGCATTGCACCCGGAAACGTAAAGTCGGGGACCGGGACTCAATTCCGGGCCGGACGAAAATCCTTGAAGGGATCGACTATATCCGGAAACATCCGCAGATACGTGATGTCCTCATGTCCGGGGGAGACCCGTTCATGCTCAGTGATGATTACCTGGACTGGATCTTAACCGAACTCCGGTCCATCCCGCACGTGGAAGTCATACGCATCGGGTCCCGGGTCCCGGTTGTCCTGCCGTTCCGGGTCACCGATGAACTGGTCGCCGTGGTAAAAAGGCACCACCCGGTCTGGGTCAACACCCAGTTCAACCATCCCAAGGAGATGACAGATTCTGCCCGTGCTGCCGTTGCAAAGCTCGCCGATGCCGGCATCCCGCTCGGGAACCAGTCGGTCCTTCTCGCGGGCATCAACGACTGCCCCAGGATCATGAAAGAACTCGTTCACCAGCTGGTCAAAAACCGCATACGCCCGTACTACCTCTACCAGTGCGATCTCTCGGAAGGCATCAGCCATTTCCGCACGCCGGTATCCAAAGGCATCGAGATCATGGAGAACTTAATCGGCCATACGAGTGGTTTTGCCGTTCCCCGGTACGTGGTCGATGCCCCGGGCGGAGGGGGGAAAATTCCGGTCTTCCCCAATTACCTGCTGACCTGGTCGGTTCACAAGGTCGTGCTCCGCAATTACGAGGGGATGATCTGCACCTACCAGGAACCGGCACACTATGAACGCATATTCTGCAACGGCGATTGTGGTGCCTGCAGACTGCAACTGAACATCAACCGCGCCGATGAATCAAAAGTGGTAGGGGTAGCAAAACTGCTCGCCGATTACGATGAGACGACAACCCTGATCCCGGAAAATACCGATCGCATGGAGCGGAGGCATGATGAAGCAGGGTGA
- a CDS encoding universal stress protein, translated as MFEKVLLPTDFSTDSQRILGYIKDIPGVRNVILLHVIDATRQSLRGWTHGPKIENAKILLEENRQALEKGGVKSEVAIATIVNTITHGDVPLTILEKADTENISLIVMGARGKNTIQNILLGSVSANVIRHAKVPILLMRFRSESCAMDDHWHLFSRVLVPLDFSGPSQYALALLKDIPTTGQVILLHVVDKGESETEIQEAVQAARERMAAIQKDLAVTGIPAEVRVHAGYPPDEINTTAERENATLILISPQGEGWTRELRAFFIGSTTNAVIRRAHCPVLIAAGIRQPDRTMS; from the coding sequence ATGTTTGAAAAAGTGCTGCTGCCAACGGATTTTTCCACCGATTCACAGAGAATCCTCGGGTACATTAAGGATATCCCCGGTGTCCGGAACGTCATCCTCCTCCACGTGATCGATGCAACCCGCCAGTCTTTGCGGGGATGGACTCATGGCCCGAAGATCGAGAATGCAAAAATCCTTTTAGAGGAGAACCGGCAGGCACTGGAGAAAGGCGGAGTAAAATCAGAAGTCGCAATTGCGACCATCGTAAACACGATCACGCATGGCGATGTCCCGCTCACCATCCTGGAAAAAGCTGACACCGAGAACATCTCGCTGATCGTGATGGGTGCGCGGGGGAAGAACACGATCCAGAATATTCTCCTGGGCAGTGTATCGGCAAACGTCATCCGCCATGCAAAAGTCCCCATTCTCCTCATGCGGTTCCGGTCGGAATCATGTGCCATGGATGACCACTGGCACCTATTCTCCCGGGTTCTTGTACCATTGGATTTCTCCGGGCCGTCACAGTATGCACTGGCACTCCTCAAGGATATCCCGACAACGGGACAGGTCATCCTCCTCCATGTGGTTGACAAGGGTGAGTCCGAGACGGAGATCCAAGAGGCAGTCCAGGCAGCCCGTGAAAGAATGGCGGCGATCCAAAAAGATCTCGCTGTTACCGGCATTCCTGCGGAGGTTCGCGTCCATGCCGGGTATCCTCCCGACGAAATCAACACCACTGCCGAGCGGGAGAATGCAACACTCATCCTGATAAGCCCGCAGGGTGAGGGCTGGACCCGGGAACTCAGGGCGTTTTTTATCGGGAGCACGACGAACGCGGTAATTCGCAGGGCACACTGCCCGGTCCTGATTGCCGCGGGCATACGACAACCGGATAGAACGATGTCCTGA
- a CDS encoding mechanosensitive ion channel domain-containing protein, which translates to MNNGFLYAASTIAAGLVLAGIAHIIIRWLKKRADATDTKLDDIILMAIGTPLVVAIIALSVYIALTRFDIVPESMNWLITDQVINAVFILLGAWITSVFSYNLIRTYGTRVAEKTETDLDDRLIPILEIAARYLIWFVAFLLILSDFKIDITPFLAGAGIAGLALALAAQDILSNFFSGAIIAVDKPFKIGDRVKIDTFFGDVVSIGPRSTRIKTLDNQMVTVPNSKVTSSVVINYAMPDNKLKVRIPFSVAYGSDMERVKEILLAIAREAAEKTSWVITDPVPSVYFLEFGESSLNGQLILWTNNYDFAWDVQDYVNSRIALRFTEEKIEIPFRQVDIRLRNYGGC; encoded by the coding sequence ATGAATAATGGTTTTCTGTATGCGGCCAGTACCATTGCAGCAGGACTGGTTCTCGCCGGTATTGCGCATATCATTATCCGGTGGCTGAAGAAGAGAGCGGATGCCACGGATACAAAACTGGATGACATCATCCTTATGGCCATTGGGACCCCGCTTGTCGTTGCAATCATTGCCCTGTCGGTCTATATCGCCCTGACCCGTTTCGATATTGTTCCTGAATCGATGAACTGGCTCATCACCGATCAGGTGATCAACGCGGTGTTCATCCTGCTCGGGGCATGGATTACATCGGTCTTTTCCTACAATCTCATCCGGACCTATGGTACCCGTGTGGCAGAAAAGACCGAGACGGATCTCGATGACCGGCTCATTCCAATCCTGGAGATCGCGGCCCGGTACCTGATCTGGTTTGTGGCGTTCCTTCTCATCCTCTCCGACTTCAAGATCGATATCACACCATTCCTCGCGGGAGCGGGTATCGCAGGCCTTGCCCTTGCCCTTGCAGCTCAGGATATCCTGAGCAACTTCTTCAGCGGTGCAATCATTGCCGTGGACAAACCGTTCAAGATTGGCGACAGGGTAAAGATCGATACGTTTTTCGGTGACGTTGTGAGCATCGGCCCCCGGAGTACCCGGATCAAGACACTGGACAACCAGATGGTAACCGTCCCCAACTCGAAAGTCACTTCGAGCGTGGTCATCAATTACGCAATGCCGGATAACAAACTGAAAGTCCGGATCCCGTTTTCAGTTGCGTATGGTTCCGATATGGAACGGGTAAAAGAGATCCTTCTCGCCATTGCCCGCGAGGCTGCGGAGAAGACCTCCTGGGTCATAACCGATCCTGTCCCGTCTGTGTATTTCCTTGAATTCGGCGAATCCAGTCTCAACGGACAGCTCATTCTCTGGACGAACAATTACGATTTTGCCTGGGATGTCCAGGATTATGTGAACAGCCGCATCGCCCTCAGATTTACCGAGGAGAAGATCGAGATTCCGTTCCGGCAGGTGGATATCAGGCTGCGGAATTACGGGGGCTGTTGA
- a CDS encoding DUF6544 family protein, whose product MVEEQVRYLRLIIFYAPIPPVRNTRPGPEPVARYSAWAQGANQGQVGCVHIRHAGRIRFGKKGRWMNMKGEAFFSLATPGFVWHTTIAYAPGIWLESLDYYVHHDAGMNLNLYSLVPLNNSHEEKIKTSSLFRYLACMPLFPMITGTSHFINWENVDDSTAKAIIRDNDLSVEAVARFRGRGGITSIDANQNIHPETGRPVPGHFSCRYAGYADRGGVRIPLQVSSDMILPDGECACAEYAITEIEFDTPVMEKERGSR is encoded by the coding sequence ATGGTCGAAGAACAGGTCCGCTATCTTCGTCTGATTATTTTTTATGCCCCGATACCCCCGGTCCGGAACACCCGGCCCGGCCCGGAACCGGTTGCACGATACAGTGCATGGGCACAGGGTGCAAACCAAGGGCAGGTCGGGTGCGTGCATATCCGGCATGCCGGCAGGATACGATTCGGGAAAAAGGGACGGTGGATGAACATGAAGGGAGAGGCATTCTTTTCCCTTGCTACGCCGGGTTTTGTGTGGCATACAACTATTGCCTATGCTCCCGGGATCTGGCTTGAATCCCTTGATTATTATGTCCACCATGATGCGGGGATGAACCTCAACCTGTACTCGCTCGTCCCGCTGAATAACTCGCACGAGGAGAAGATCAAAACCTCCTCCCTCTTCCGGTACCTGGCCTGCATGCCCCTGTTCCCCATGATCACCGGTACGTCTCACTTCATCAACTGGGAAAATGTTGATGATTCGACTGCGAAGGCAATAATCCGGGATAATGATCTGTCGGTTGAAGCCGTAGCCCGTTTCAGGGGACGAGGCGGGATCACAAGTATCGACGCAAATCAGAACATTCATCCGGAAACGGGGAGGCCGGTGCCCGGCCATTTCTCCTGCCGGTATGCCGGGTACGCTGACCGGGGAGGGGTCAGGATACCTCTGCAGGTATCTTCGGACATGATTCTTCCGGACGGGGAATGTGCCTGCGCGGAATATGCAATTACCGAGATAGAATTCGATACACCGGTTATGGAAAAGGAGCGTGGATCCAGATGA
- the ablB gene encoding putative beta-lysine N-acetyltransferase: MMKQGDVVMHRGSSTIQHGHFNNRVYVMKLAPADIPDIIRFADDISRKEGYSKIFVKVPESSVEIFASDGYVTEATVPFFYQGKESAVFMAKYMDPERKEVRNATIIADVLSAAFGYAGERGSQELPDGFSLMHAHTGDAKEIAALYRSVFKTYPFPIFDPDYIRESMQGQVRYFVIKKSHQLAAVASCETDAENRNMEVTDFATNPLFGGKGFAGLLLHAMEADLKKEGIQLAYTIARAGFRPINAVFARAGYRFGGLLPNNTNICGSMESMNVWYKKLLEG, translated from the coding sequence ATGATGAAGCAGGGTGATGTCGTTATGCACCGGGGGAGCAGCACCATCCAGCACGGTCATTTCAACAACCGGGTCTATGTCATGAAACTGGCCCCGGCCGATATTCCGGATATCATCCGGTTCGCCGATGATATCTCCCGTAAAGAAGGGTATTCGAAAATCTTTGTAAAGGTGCCGGAATCGTCGGTGGAAATCTTTGCCAGTGACGGGTACGTTACGGAAGCCACGGTCCCGTTCTTCTACCAGGGGAAAGAATCCGCAGTGTTCATGGCGAAATACATGGATCCGGAACGAAAGGAAGTCCGCAACGCAACGATCATTGCGGACGTACTGTCAGCAGCATTCGGGTATGCTGGAGAGAGAGGTTCGCAGGAACTGCCGGACGGATTCTCGCTCATGCATGCCCATACTGGAGATGCAAAGGAGATCGCAGCATTGTACCGCTCGGTTTTCAAAACATATCCGTTTCCGATCTTTGATCCGGACTATATCCGTGAATCCATGCAGGGGCAGGTCCGGTATTTTGTTATTAAAAAATCCCATCAGCTGGCGGCTGTTGCATCCTGCGAGACAGATGCAGAGAACCGGAATATGGAAGTGACGGATTTTGCCACCAATCCGCTCTTCGGGGGAAAAGGTTTTGCCGGGTTGCTCCTCCATGCGATGGAAGCGGATCTGAAAAAAGAGGGGATCCAGCTTGCCTATACCATTGCCAGGGCCGGTTTCCGGCCAATCAATGCTGTATTCGCCCGGGCAGGATACCGGTTCGGGGGTCTGCTCCCGAACAACACCAATATCTGCGGATCGATGGAGAGCATGAACGTCTGGTACAAAAAGCTGTTAGAGGGATAG
- a CDS encoding KamA family radical SAM protein yields the protein MNPKYVTSISELDNLVGLAPKEREKMETVTELFPFRSNEYYLSLIDWKDGHDPLKRIVIPDLRELKTGGSADPSCEKDYTKKPGLQHKYDQTGLLLLTDVCGGICRFCFRKRLFMSCERETVKDVSENIEYIREHKEITNVLLTGGDPLTLETRHLESVLSELREIPHVNIIRIGSKMLAYNPYRILNDPNLLCVLSRYSTPEKRIYLMAHFNHPRELTDISRQAAEALRKAGVMVVSQTPILNGINDNPDTLTTLFRQLSFAGISPYYIFQCRPTTGNQFFQVPVEQSYEIIQKSYQACSGLAKRARFIMSHATGKIEMVGRTAGHVFMRYHQAADSADIGKFMVFKSNPLARWFDDYHYPLTDFEPKKSWLF from the coding sequence ATGAATCCGAAGTACGTTACATCAATTTCCGAGCTCGACAATCTTGTCGGGCTCGCCCCCAAAGAGAGGGAGAAGATGGAGACAGTTACCGAACTGTTCCCGTTCCGCTCCAACGAGTACTATCTCTCGCTTATTGACTGGAAAGACGGGCACGATCCGCTGAAAAGGATTGTTATTCCCGATCTTCGTGAACTTAAAACCGGGGGATCCGCCGATCCTTCGTGTGAAAAAGATTATACCAAAAAACCCGGCCTGCAGCACAAATATGATCAGACCGGCCTTCTTCTCCTTACCGATGTCTGCGGGGGTATCTGCCGCTTCTGTTTCCGGAAACGCCTTTTTATGTCCTGCGAACGCGAGACCGTAAAAGACGTTTCCGAAAATATTGAGTATATCCGGGAGCACAAGGAGATCACCAACGTCCTTTTGACCGGTGGAGATCCTCTCACGCTTGAGACCCGCCATCTCGAATCCGTACTCAGCGAGCTTCGGGAGATCCCGCATGTCAATATCATCCGGATCGGCAGCAAGATGCTTGCCTATAATCCGTACCGCATCCTCAACGATCCGAATCTACTCTGCGTCCTCTCGCGCTACAGCACGCCGGAGAAACGTATCTACCTGATGGCGCATTTCAACCATCCCCGCGAGCTGACCGACATATCGAGGCAGGCCGCAGAAGCACTCCGGAAGGCCGGGGTCATGGTTGTCAGCCAGACACCAATCCTGAATGGGATCAATGATAACCCGGATACGCTGACAACGCTCTTCCGCCAGCTCTCCTTTGCCGGCATCTCGCCATACTATATCTTCCAGTGCCGGCCAACTACCGGCAACCAGTTCTTCCAGGTGCCGGTCGAACAGTCCTATGAGATCATCCAGAAATCTTATCAGGCATGTTCCGGGCTCGCTAAAAGGGCACGGTTCATCATGTCCCATGCAACGGGCAAGATCGAGATGGTCGGCAGAACTGCCGGACACGTATTCATGCGGTACCACCAGGCTGCCGATTCCGCAGACATCGGGAAGTTCATGGTCTTTAAAAGCAACCCGTTGGCCCGGTGGTTCGATGATTATCACTATCCACTGACGGATTTTGAGCCGAAAAAGTCGTGGCTGTTTTAA
- a CDS encoding DsrE family protein — translation MKIGIVIGTNEPEVVWNAFRFGIRALATNHAVNVFLMNSGVELEEIRDPRFDIQEQVNQFIQKNGEILACGTCQKSRHKEGTAACPLHTMDDLVKIVEESDKILTFG, via the coding sequence ATGAAAATAGGAATTGTCATAGGGACCAATGAACCGGAAGTTGTGTGGAATGCGTTCCGGTTTGGCATACGGGCACTCGCAACAAATCATGCCGTGAATGTCTTTCTCATGAACAGCGGTGTTGAACTGGAAGAGATCCGGGATCCCAGGTTCGATATTCAGGAGCAGGTAAACCAGTTCATCCAAAAAAACGGGGAAATACTTGCATGCGGTACGTGCCAGAAATCCCGGCACAAAGAAGGGACGGCTGCCTGTCCCCTGCATACGATGGACGATCTGGTGAAAATTGTTGAAGAATCGGACAAAATTCTTACCTTTGGGTAG
- a CDS encoding cation:proton antiporter — MDSLFTSPEFQMSLLLFVALGGYLIASRINQSAVIGLILVGLLVGPSALGLITYTDFVRGLAHLGAVILLFVIGLEFNVREILSLRNGVIAAVGVIIPWIGGYWISIVFGFSMASAIFIGTALTATSIAITANVLREMGRLQTDAAKAIIGAAVIDDVLSLLALAISTDVVSGTVSAGGIAVVALKAVAFIVIGGAFGIFVVSRYVQRLDTTSFCKKFPEFIFIFAMMMAFLYAMCAESVGLSAIVGAFIAGVSFEGVQLTHSKNFKEGAEYLQIIFASIFFVSLGILADVKAITPEILLFLVVLVVVAIVTKVIGCGLPARLMGLCRKDALIVGFGMAPRGEVAMIVALIGLEAGIINQGVYVVLVLMSLLTTIITPIVYRNWFFKAADCRYDAKGMCIDEGK; from the coding sequence ATGGATAGTCTCTTCACCTCACCTGAATTCCAGATGAGCCTGCTTTTGTTCGTGGCGCTTGGCGGTTATCTTATTGCTTCCCGCATTAACCAGTCCGCGGTTATAGGACTCATCCTCGTCGGGCTCCTTGTAGGTCCGAGTGCCCTCGGGCTCATCACCTATACGGATTTTGTCCGGGGTCTCGCCCACCTCGGTGCGGTTATCCTGCTTTTTGTGATCGGCCTTGAGTTCAATGTCAGGGAGATCCTCTCGTTACGGAACGGGGTAATTGCTGCTGTGGGTGTGATCATACCATGGATCGGCGGGTACTGGATCTCAATTGTTTTCGGGTTCAGTATGGCGAGTGCAATCTTCATCGGCACTGCGCTGACCGCGACAAGTATCGCAATCACGGCAAACGTACTCAGGGAGATGGGCAGACTCCAGACCGATGCCGCAAAGGCGATCATCGGCGCAGCGGTTATCGATGACGTGCTCAGCCTTTTAGCCCTTGCGATCAGCACTGATGTCGTCAGCGGGACCGTCTCGGCCGGCGGGATCGCCGTTGTTGCGCTCAAAGCAGTTGCATTTATCGTCATCGGCGGTGCGTTCGGTATCTTTGTAGTCAGCAGATATGTCCAGCGGCTCGATACCACCAGTTTCTGTAAAAAATTCCCGGAGTTCATCTTCATCTTCGCCATGATGATGGCATTTCTTTACGCGATGTGTGCAGAATCTGTCGGGCTCTCGGCCATTGTTGGGGCATTCATAGCCGGAGTATCCTTTGAGGGCGTGCAGTTGACCCATAGCAAAAATTTCAAGGAAGGGGCAGAGTACCTTCAGATCATCTTCGCCTCGATATTCTTTGTCTCGCTCGGGATTCTTGCGGATGTAAAAGCCATCACGCCCGAAATTCTCCTGTTCCTGGTAGTACTTGTTGTTGTCGCGATCGTCACCAAGGTCATCGGCTGCGGTCTCCCTGCCCGACTTATGGGACTGTGCCGGAAGGATGCGCTCATCGTCGGGTTTGGTATGGCACCACGTGGGGAGGTGGCGATGATCGTGGCCCTTATCGGACTTGAAGCAGGCATTATCAACCAGGGAGTCTATGTCGTGCTCGTGCTTATGAGCCTGCTCACAACCATTATCACGCCTATCGTGTACCGGAACTGGTTCTTCAAGGCAGCGGACTGCCGGTACGATGCCAAGGGGATGTGTATTGACGAAGGGAAATAA
- a CDS encoding aminotransferase class V-fold PLP-dependent enzyme — MNPKPQETQSPFIYLNNAATTWPKPAEVLEEVASCLRLPLHEVGRTTGSGSQDYPSAAREALAAFFHAGPPEHFIFTQNATDSLNLLIHGFAKKTGMPFHAITTELEHNSVLRPLKALEQDGAIRLSVVPFKDNRVNLDAIKQSICPETRLVVITHGSNVLGSVQDIRPIAEYLHANDIFFIVDGAQTAGHIPVDLTAIPVGAFVFTGHKALFGIPGTGGFFIADPDAVAITRQGGTGTDSRTLTHPFEMPMRFEAGTHNYPGIASLYAGIRFITRTGQDTIEKKSMGLTRRFIHDLKAIPDLTIYNENPDLPVVSFDIAGIENHEAGFILARAYNIIMRTGLHCTPLVHEQIDEGKGCVRASFSYLTTEEECRAATEAIREVAASADR, encoded by the coding sequence ATGAATCCCAAACCGCAGGAAACACAATCTCCGTTCATCTACCTCAACAATGCCGCGACTACATGGCCGAAGCCGGCTGAGGTGCTGGAAGAGGTAGCCTCCTGCCTGCGTCTGCCATTGCATGAAGTGGGGAGGACGACGGGCAGCGGATCCCAAGATTATCCTTCTGCCGCACGCGAAGCTCTGGCGGCGTTTTTCCATGCAGGGCCACCGGAACACTTCATTTTTACGCAGAACGCCACCGACTCGCTCAACCTGCTGATCCACGGGTTTGCAAAAAAGACCGGTATGCCGTTCCACGCGATCACGACAGAACTCGAGCACAACTCAGTCCTCCGCCCGCTCAAAGCGCTGGAACAGGACGGTGCGATCAGGCTCTCGGTTGTGCCGTTCAAAGATAACAGAGTCAATCTTGATGCAATCAAACAGTCAATCTGCCCGGAGACCCGGCTTGTGGTGATAACGCACGGAAGCAACGTCCTCGGGTCCGTGCAGGACATCAGACCAATCGCAGAATATCTCCATGCCAATGACATTTTCTTCATCGTGGACGGAGCCCAGACCGCCGGCCACATTCCAGTCGATCTTACTGCTATTCCAGTCGGTGCCTTTGTATTCACCGGGCACAAGGCCCTCTTTGGTATTCCCGGCACCGGCGGTTTCTTTATTGCCGACCCGGACGCAGTCGCAATCACCCGGCAGGGCGGTACGGGAACGGATTCACGGACACTCACCCATCCCTTTGAGATGCCAATGCGGTTCGAGGCCGGGACCCACAACTATCCGGGGATCGCATCGTTGTATGCAGGGATACGGTTCATCACCAGGACCGGGCAGGATACGATCGAGAAGAAATCGATGGGCCTTACCCGCAGGTTTATCCACGATCTCAAAGCGATACCAGATCTCACTATCTACAATGAAAACCCCGATCTCCCAGTTGTTTCATTCGACATTGCCGGCATTGAAAACCATGAGGCGGGTTTCATCCTTGCCCGGGCCTACAATATCATCATGAGGACCGGGCTGCACTGCACCCCGCTCGTCCATGAACAAATCGACGAAGGGAAAGGGTGCGTCCGGGCCAGCTTCTCGTATCTCACTACCGAAGAGGAATGCAGGGCAGCGACAGAAGCTATCCGCGAGGTGGCAGCAAGTGCGGATCGTTAA